Proteins found in one Kwoniella bestiolae CBS 10118 chromosome 1, complete sequence genomic segment:
- a CDS encoding V-type ATPase, G subunit — MAANSQGIQTLLEAEKEAAKVVQKARQYRVQKLKDARSEAAKEIEAYRAQKEDEFKKFEKDHTSQTSSSQSSIDSSTTTQLSDLDKAVDKNKAEVIKKIVDRVLQSDPKLHPNLKKIEA, encoded by the exons ATG GCCGCAAACTCACAAGGTATTCAAACCCTCCTCGAGGCCGAGAAGGAAGCTGCAAAGGTGGTTCAGAAGGCCAGGCAAT ACCGAGTGCAGAAGCTCAAGGACGCCAGGTCAGAAGCCGCCAAGGAGATCGAGGCGTACCGTGCTCAGAAGGAGGACGAGTTTAAGAAGTTTGAaaaggat CACACATCCCAAACATCCTCCTCGCAATCATCAATCGACagctccaccaccacccaactgTCCGACCTCGACAAGGCAGTGGACAAGAACAAGGCCGAGGTGATCAAGAAGATTGTAGATAGGGTGTTACAATCTGATCCAAAGCTGCATCCCAActtgaagaagatcgaggcATAG